The genomic window TAAGTGAAGTAGCTGTAGATAAAGTGGAAATCGTAAGCGCTGAAACTGATTTATCTATATATATAGTAGAAGCGGAAAAAAGTGAAGGCCCTGAATCGGTCGAGCTAGAAGATCATTTAAATTATATTGATACCCCAGAATTAATGGCATTAATGTCAGGAGTTATGCCAACAAGTACAGAGCGAACAGCGTATGAACAATATATGCCTGAATGGGATTTTGTTCTAATTGACTCAAGACCTCCCCCAGTTTATAACACCGGGCATATAAATGGTGCGATTAACATTCCAGATGGAGAGTTTGATACCCTTGCACATTTATTACCGGAAAATAAAGATAAAATGCTTATTTTCTATTGTGGAGGTTTGCATTGTCACTTAAGCCCTGCATCTGCGAACAAAGCACTTGCTTTAGGCTATACAAATGTATGGGTGTATCAAGAAGGGACGCCATTTTGGAAAAGTTTCGGGAACTATTTCGTTGTTACAGAGAAATATGTAGAAAGCTTAATTATGGAAACATATGTTACAAAAGAAGATGCACTGCCATTTCTTATTCTAGATTCACGAACATATTCAGCATACTTTAATGAGCATATTCCTGGAGCCATTTTTGTTGATGATAACGAGTTCGCGAAATATCAATCGCTTATCCCAAGGGATAAAAATACCGATATCGTAGTGTATTGTGGAGGTTTCTTCTGTCATAAGAGTCATCACTTTGCAGAGGCTCTAGTAAAAGAAGGATATACAAATGTAAAAGTTCTTGCAGGTGGTATGCCTGCCTGGAAGAAAGCTGGTCTTCCAACATTTGGCCTCGAGAGCGCTGGTGGAAGTTTTGATGTAGCAGCCGGAAAAGTTGATCGTTCGTTAACCCCTACTGCTTTTGATGAAAAAATCAAAGGTGCAAACGTTGTCGTTCTAGATGTACGTAGTGATGGAGAACGTGCTGGTGGTGCAATTCTAGGCTCGATCCATATTCCAGATAGCCAAATTAATGCTGATCCAAAAGCAATCGCAGGAAAGTTACCTGCTGATAAGAATACGACCATTCTTATTCACTGTGCGTCTGGTGCACGTGCGGCAGGAGTCGTAGAAAAAGTTGCAGATTTAGGTTACCCTAACACTTTTTATTTAAATAATGCGATTAAAGTAAACGCAGACGGAACGTATGGGTTTTAAAAAAGAAAGCGAGTGGATTTAAAACCACTCGCTTTTTAAATTGGAGGCGGTGAAATGAGAATATTTTATGTTATTCTATTGTCCTTGAATATATTTTTAAGTGGTTGTTCAACTATAGAAACAGAATCAGACCAAGAGTCTGAGTATCCCATTGAAAATGAAGCAATAGCTCAAGAATTATCTAGTGAAGAGATGAGTTTGTTACTATCAATGAGGTTGAAGCAATTTTATCATTCCTACCCAGAGGGGAAATTTATTATGAAAGCCGAGGAAGTAAGAGATGTCTTATCAACGTTTTATATAATCGACATTAGAGATAAAGAACAGTACGAGAATGGACACTTACCAATGGCTGTGAATATTCCTCGAAAAGAGATCTCTAACCAACTAGATGTAATTCCTAAGAACAAGCGGGTCCTTGTAGTATGTGATACGGGGCAAAGTGCAGCTCAAGCATCAGCGCTATTGAATTTCGTGGGCTACAACGCAGTGAGTTTATCTGGAGGGTTTCGTGGCTGGAATGCAAGTATTGAAGGTGTAAATCATCTACCAGTATATGAGTTAGAGGGTCGTATGAAAGTATCCCAACAAACAAATGATGGCGCAGTCTATATTGATGTTAGAGAAGAGTCTGAGTATATTACGGGTTTCATTGAAGGGTTTATCAATTTTCCACTAAGTGAGTTGGGAGAAAGATTCGTAGAATTACCAAAAGATAAAGAAATTATCATTATCTGTCGTACGGTTAATAGAAGTATGCAAGCGGCAGGTGTACTCTTAGAAAATGGGTACAAATACGTTACTAATGTTTCTGGCAATGAAGGTGGAATGGCTGGATGGACGGGAAAAGTTGTACATTAACACTTGGGTAGAAAAAAACGAATGAAAAGAGTTTTTCTCTTTCATTCGTTTTTATAATCTTAAATACGAATATGAAGCGCTTCTTGAACTGGAACGTACTCGTAGCCTAAGTCTCTAGCTACTGCTTCATACGTGATTGAACCATTTGCAACGTTCACACCAAGCTCTAATGATTTATTTTCAACTACTGCCGTGTAAACACCTTTATTTGCAATTTGTAATGCATAAGGAATAGTTACATTTGTCAAGGCAATTGTCGATGTGCGTGGAACGGCACCAGGCATATTAGCAACAGCATAATGAACGACTCCGTGCTTTTCGTACGTAGGTTCACTGTGAGTTGTAATACGATCAACTGTTTCAAAAATACCACCCTGGT from Anaerobacillus sp. CMMVII includes these protein-coding regions:
- a CDS encoding rhodanese-like domain-containing protein, giving the protein MYIKVLLTSLFFVLFITTGCTSVSEVAVDKVEIVSAETDLSIYIVEAEKSEGPESVELEDHLNYIDTPELMALMSGVMPTSTERTAYEQYMPEWDFVLIDSRPPPVYNTGHINGAINIPDGEFDTLAHLLPENKDKMLIFYCGGLHCHLSPASANKALALGYTNVWVYQEGTPFWKSFGNYFVVTEKYVESLIMETYVTKEDALPFLILDSRTYSAYFNEHIPGAIFVDDNEFAKYQSLIPRDKNTDIVVYCGGFFCHKSHHFAEALVKEGYTNVKVLAGGMPAWKKAGLPTFGLESAGGSFDVAAGKVDRSLTPTAFDEKIKGANVVVLDVRSDGERAGGAILGSIHIPDSQINADPKAIAGKLPADKNTTILIHCASGARAAGVVEKVADLGYPNTFYLNNAIKVNADGTYGF
- a CDS encoding rhodanese-like domain-containing protein; protein product: MRIFYVILLSLNIFLSGCSTIETESDQESEYPIENEAIAQELSSEEMSLLLSMRLKQFYHSYPEGKFIMKAEEVRDVLSTFYIIDIRDKEQYENGHLPMAVNIPRKEISNQLDVIPKNKRVLVVCDTGQSAAQASALLNFVGYNAVSLSGGFRGWNASIEGVNHLPVYELEGRMKVSQQTNDGAVYIDVREESEYITGFIEGFINFPLSELGERFVELPKDKEIIIICRTVNRSMQAAGVLLENGYKYVTNVSGNEGGMAGWTGKVVH